Within the Aspergillus luchuensis IFO 4308 DNA, chromosome 5, nearly complete sequence genome, the region GCTTCAATTTCACCAGCCGGTCGATTGCCACGTTCTGAGGCGCTCCGATATATCTGCGACCGGACGAATCGGCCTGCGCATCGTCCTCGCGCAAAGTAGATGCGGACGCATCGCCCGGAAGAACCTGAGATTTGCACGGAAGTAACGACATGGTTGGGCCGGATGCAAAGGATTTAGACCATTCTGACTCCGCGGAATCGGGCATGATGTGCCGAATGGTGGGTGCACTGCAGTTCCCTCGATTTGCTGTTAAAGACCAAATCTAAGGCGGAGATACAGGGCTGGATGATAATATGGGAGGTCGCCAGGTTACCGAGGGGGATTGATAAGATATCAATGAATCAAGACCCAGGTTGTTGGAAGGGGCACAGCGCATGGCTTTCGGTCTGTATTGTCAGTCAAACAGGAGCCACGTTAGCTATATTCAATCCAGCAGGGTGTGTAGTAGGGATAGAAGGAGGCTACCAAGCACAATGCCCGTCCTAGAtggctctggctcttcaATACATACATCACTTTGGGGTCGATAGAAAAGATGAAGCCCACGCTGAGCTACACCGCGGGGGATGCTCTGCAAAAGAGCAGGCACCGGCCTTggaaattatattatcctcCGATAGGATCAAAATGAGTGACTCGAAGGATATTAGGGTGCAAGCTGGTCAATAGAAGACCAAGAGGTTCTGTTgctttgggggggaggggggagaaatcTCCCTTTTTTCCGCTTTTTCTCTCCGCTGGAAAGAATCTGTAGGTGATTTGCTGGATGCTTCGGATTCAGCTATATTGTTcggatttccttttcccgTTCCTGAAAACCCCTGAAGATCGATCCGTCTTTCGATTTCTTATCGCGATGGTTGAGAAGCGTTCCCTCGACGACTGGCCGAGTCAAATTCTGGGGCAGAGATTAATGGCACAGACCAACCGGTGAACGGGCGGATGGTGATCGAGcaggagggaaggatgggggagagaggggtgcCAGGATGCCAGATCGAAACGGCCagtagaagaggagggataggggcgatggagatcgggagatggagacgggattggggggagggaggaagaggaggaaggaagagtgaCGGAATGCGAGATAGAGAATCCAGGccgggatgagatggagcgACCAGGAAtgggacgatgaggaggggaaagaagcgAGCCTGAGAAATCGATGGGGCCAACTTGGGCCGATCGCCAGGTCTAGACGCGGGGAGGCTGAAACGGAGCGAGATGCTGGCGAGTTTTGGACTTCCCCTTCACCAGGCTCTCGCTGGCTTTCGAGACTCTAACTTGTCCCGGCTTTGCGAAAAAGGTTCTGGGGCATCCCAAGTCCAGGATGACTGAAGGATCACACAAAATGGGGAAAAAGGGGATTCAAGGTTGCGATCGACCGGGGGGGAGGTCAGCACCGGTTTGGACCCCGTGGCTATCTCTGCATGCCTGCCTACTAAACTTACACTACTGCAACACTCTGGCTAAGGATAAATTATTCTCACTTTGCTCCGGGACCAATTTCCCAGTTTCAGCATTCGTGGGTTGCACATGGTACCTCGCCAGCAGTGGGAAAGGAtccatggatgaagatgcctACGGAGGTAGAAGACCCTCCTTCGTCTGATGAGTGACGACCGTCAACATCGTCACCAAGCCTTCTCACTGGCTCTTAACTGTCACCGGGAGACCTCCCGACCCAGACTCTACCCAGACTCTTCCTCGTTTGCAACCCGATCGGTTCCTACGACTTCTGCATCATATCTTCATCCTGCAATCATCCTTACCAACTAACCTGTTAtgttcctctttctcccatcAGTTGGCTTCCCAATCACTCTCTATTTTTCTCCCCAGATATGCACGGACAGCGAGGTCTCGACCGGGGTGGCAGATGCCATTATGCAACTGTGCCATCCGGGCATTCACATTGTACGTATGAGGTCTCCACTGTACCGGAAGGGTTACGAATCTACGGGCCGGGTAACCCACGGCATAAAACTTCCTTAAAGCGTACAGCAGCTATTCCCGTCACGCGGCCCTTAGTGGGAAACtagaaaatggaaaagggaaaatagAACCAAAAACTAGACCTCGAGGGTCTGATTCGAATCAAGGTATTGGTCCCCGGGGGTGTGCTTTGCAGCATGCGAGGGTGTGAAGACTGATCTGCCGTCGGTATGTAGATGCCTACTACCTGCGCAATAAGCCAAAGAAACCCTTCTTACTGTTGTGATAAGAGCTACGTCGTATTACTCAAGCccattataattattaatcaaACAACGGGCCAGACATCGAAGGTAGGAGCCGATGGGTGTAAAACACATGGTAGCTCGTACCCTTCACTCGGCCTATTATGTATTAGGCGGCAAGTCTAGACCCCAAGCATGGCTATCCAGGGCTTGATCATAGTTCATAATACTCATTTTCTGTTTGGTCAATCTCTATCGACAGCACGTATCTTTGAGTCGAGACATTTGGCGCCAGAGACTGCTATCAACAGCAAAATTCCATGTTGAGGGACGTAAATTAAACAGACGAACGGCGTGACATTAGAAAACAATTATACTCCAGAGAATGCCATCTAATCTTGCCTTCCCTTAAGTAGGCGCTTGGTGACCTTGTCCTTTTCTATGATATACACCTGTGCACCCCAACCGGAAAGGGCGTCTCGATCGACGGCGCTGAGCAAGGCTTGCGAGATGGTCTCGAACAGGTCCTCGGGAGACTACACCATGGTGTTAGTACAGACTCGACATCACCACCTTcgtttttccttttttcacGAGGGAGGAGTCTTACCAAGTCCGGCTCCCACAGACCCTCGCAGGTACCAAAGAGCTGCTCACTGGCAGTTCCGCTAACAATGAAGTCCTTCGCAAAATCGATACACCCGATACTGTCAAACCCGCAGATGAAAGGCTTCCCCGTTGTGCTGTTGATTCCGGCAATGACGGGGCTGACGAAGAAAGGTCCGAACCGCTTCTCGTATAACGACGAACTGACCAGGTTGGCGAGAGTCTGGGGGGCAATGTTCCGTTCCTCGCGGAGGCGGTACATGTTGACCTTGTACCGGAAAAGGTCGGACACAGTTGACACGTCGGTAGCCAGACCAGTCAGACCGAGGAAGGTAGAGGGGCCGTAGTTGAAGATCTTGGGGAAGTTGTTGGAGACAGTCAGGGCCTGCATACCCAACCGGAGATCACAGGCGATTGCGACGCAGTCCTTGCCCACCATGGCGACGCAGGCACCGCCATCTGTTCATCCAAGAGTTAGTAGCTGTAATGGTAAGCTGTGCGAAGCTAGTACATACTGATATCGAAAGGGGAACtctgtggaggaggtctGTCAGCCAGGTTCgttcgaggaagaggtgagGGTCACGCAGCACACATACCATGGTTAACAAAGAATTGCGCAACTAGAAGCTCGGAATAGAATTGAGATCGAATTTCCGGGTTAAGTTCCAAGAGATAAAGGGAGATGCGAGCGTGTAGAGGGAGGGTTGAGGCGAtgggagatggaagatgggcggaggatggatggatggaggagtgATTGAAGCTCTGCCAGCAACGCGTGGAGCCGCCGAGCTTCTCCCGATGACGCTTGCGCCCGCTGCCTACAATCATTTCCCTCCGCCTTGAACAACCAtttcccctcaccctccccatcctcttctCTCACTCTACTGGTCTAGACTTTTGTTAGTTGGGTTTGAATAGATAAGCTGATTACACAGTCGCTCACTGCTGCAAAAAAAAAGCCAGTCAACGGCCATTTCCTCTGTCCTATtctcaacctcatcttccccgcCCCGCAACACCAATCCCTCTTAAATCATGAGCTCTCATGTCGTGGTTCTTGATTCAACAGCCCGACGAGCTACTATCAAGACGACACCTGGAAAGCATCTAACTGATGTTCTACAAGAAGCTTGTACAAAGCTAGGTGTGGATGCCAGCCAACATGGACTAAAGTAAGCATCAACTACACCCATCTTACGAAGCTCACAAGACTGACGACTTTTGTCAAGATACAAAGGTAAAGAGCTCGATCTTTCATTGGTATTTCGCCTCTCTGGGCTCACTTCCGGCGCAAAGCTGGAGTTGGTTCAGCTCTCCCGTTCGCCCTCCGTCGTCACCGTCGCTCTACAACTGCCTGAATCAGAAGCACGAGGGGCACCCCCAAACAGACGACTCTTGGATAAATTCCCCAGCACGACAACAATATGGCTAGTATTGCGCAAATTCGAGGCTGGGGTTGCTGGAGGTGCTTCAACCCGGAATCTGACTGGACGAAGTGTCCCTAGTGGCAATGAAGGCGCAGGAAGACTCTACTACGAAACCCCGGTCGTTCAGATTATGGAACGGGAACTGTCCTCGTTCACTGATCTGCAGAAGTCTTTGGCACAGCTGGGATTCAATAACGGGAATGTGCTACTGCGGCTGAGTTTTCGCCGTACAGAGGAACCCTTGGAGGAGGCTATGGTCAAGATTGAGGACTACTTCAAACCGTTCGACGACGTGACCCCCAAGGCCGAAGAGCCTCCTGCACCTACAGAGCAACCACCACAGGCCGATACATCCaacaaagaagaggaggcacAGCAACAGCCCGCATCTACATCCGAGGCACCTTCAACCACTGAACAAACCCTACCAACTGCTCCTACATCTGATGCGCCTGCTGCAGAACCCACCGAGGTACCAACTGGTTTCTCCCGCCCGATAACTGTgttctctcccccctccaacaccacacCTCAGTCCGCACAAACAAACTACAACGAGACCGActacatcccatccatcgaaCACGCACAGGCACATCAACGACGACTGAACGCAACCTCCCGACCCCAACGGCTCCCAACGGATGCCGAAATCGCCGCCaaggcagctgcagaagaggaacGACTCGCCGCAGTCACACAAGTAGATGTCAAAGTGCGCCTACCAGACCAAAGCCAGGTCGTGGCCAAGTTCGGACAGGAAGATACGGGCAAGTCACTCTACGACTTCGTTCGAAACTGTCTTGCCGCGCCATTTGCCAGCGAGAAATTCACCATtacatcctccctccccaagaCATCTAGCGGAGGACAGCCGGGGAGAAACATTCAAAACATTATCCCCGACTCAGACCAACAGCTGCTGATCAAGGATCTAGCCATGATCGGCCGTGTGCTGGTTAACTTCACCTGGGATGCGAACGCATCCCCGGCCGCCCGGCAAAGCCGGGAACTCTTAAAACCGGAACTGCGGACACGCGCGCAGGAACTCAAGGTCGAGCAGCCCAAGGACGAAATAGATAACTCAGAAGTTAGCAGGCCGAAGCCGACAAGCACCGGAGACGGGGCTCGTGGCGAGAAGCGGAAACCGGGCGGAATGCCTAAGTGGTTGAAGTTGCCGGGCAAGAAATGAATGATATAGTAGCAGATAGATAGCGAAATAGTCATGATTGATGTCAAGAAGCAACCTACGCAACGTACCGTACAAATGAGAGTCATATGGCTGTCTAATACCAACTCATAGTTCCGTTCATTCCCCAACGGATATTATATCCTTCGAAGTACATCTACAGTATAAGTACGAGCAAATAAACCTACCAAAAGcaaaacatcatcaacaagcaAACCAATccgaaacaagaaaaaaatccCAGTAGTGCAGTGGTATTGTATTAAACTCCGTTTTTCTAAACCCTTCTCATTTCATTCCCTTTTTGTTTTCCTGTCCATTTGATCCCAGACTCCCCCCAAAGTCCTCCAAGACAAACTTGTGAAAGAGGCCTGTGGGGGCTGAAGTACTGAGATCAAGTCAAGCGCCCCTACCAGCCACGATCCCTCACACACGCACACCACGTATTGCGCCCTAGGGGCTAGGGGCTAATTTACAActcggaggaagagagagagagggatgtATTGAAACATAAATGTTCTTGTTTCTCACTTTCActttcatttcattttttGAGGTTGGGTGTGGGATGTTTTCGTTATCTCATTCTTGGCTAataggagagagagaaaactGGAAACAGGAGATATtcgaggagagagaaatggAAAGCTTAGTGAGCGCCAGTGCGGCGGGCCTCGGCGATGACACGCTGCATGTCCTCGACCTTTCTCTTGCCACGGCCGAAGGTACCGAGCTGTAGGAAATTGTAGGTTAGCAGGTGGTTTTGGTATAGAAGAgttggaggaagtggataGGTTGGTGGTTCagattgcttgcttgcttgctcgttTTGCTCGATGGTTCCGTGGTTGGCGTGTTGCTTGCTTCGTCGGTTTGGCTCGTTGTTTCAGGCTGGCATTCATGGTcggttggtgatggatgggttgtTGACGGCGGTTTGTTCTCCAAGGTAATATCCGGTAATAATGATGGGTCCGTACATGCCGATCAAGCGTAACCGTGGAGAAGTCGAAAATCACGATGCACATAGACAACGGACCAAATCCGAAGAGACAATCGAGCGAGCAAGCGGACAAGCAAACAATCGAACCTCCCAACTATACCATCCCTCCAGATAACAAAGGCAAGGCATTGGCAAACGTACTCTCTTCTTGGCGAGCTTACGAGCGCGCTTGTCCTGAGTGTTTCTCAGGAGTTCGATGATACGACGCTCATAGGGGGCAAGACCGACAACCTCGCGGGCGATCTCACGAACGAAGGCCGTGCGGCGGGAAGACTGGCCCTTGGTACGGCTGATCCGGGTcttgggggtgttgaggggggtggtTTTCTGCAAGATATCAATGACATGTTAGTCCGATTGTCCTTGATCTTTCTTGTGCATTTCAACCGCGAAATTCCCCATAATTGGAGATATCAAAGCAGCAGTAGTCCGATATGATCCAGCCGAGTCGGATGATTTCAATTCCCAGCTCCCAATCTTTCCCATGTCGCATGTAAAGGTCAAGAACTTGTCGGGCCGTTGTAAAGGAATCCTTCCGCCGCATTGCAGACAAAAAAAGACCCTTCTCCGGACATATAATTCTTAGATCCTCCCGAATTTCTcggccttttccttttccattcCCATCCAAATTGTACCTTTCCGCAAACCGCTCACACGCTTGAAATCTCGTCGACTCGACCGGACCAAATCTTTCCACGCGCAAAGACAAAAACGGGACACTCAAAAAACAAGCTTCAGGACAGGGGACAACGTACGTGGCCCTTGTTCAGACCGACCACGATTCCGGAACGTTCTTGCGCCATCACGACGGTTGGGACGACTGCGGGTTGGCGACGACggaggttgctgctgggagtTGTCGAAGTCGAGGGGCGTCGGTGCGGATGGAATCGCGATAGACTTTGCTGGGTTTTGGTTGGCCGTTGCGGCAGTGCGTAGCGAGCACTAGGGCTTAGGGTTGGTTTGCCCGCCTTTGTCATGTGTTAATGCCTGAGGTGTCAACCCATTATAGCTACTTTGggtttagtttagtttagtttaAGGAATATATGGGGATTTTGGATCAATGCGGAGTTTCCATCTATG harbors:
- the pup3 gene encoding proteasome core particle subunit beta 3 (BUSCO:EOG09264G4X;~COG:O;~EggNog:ENOG410PHSV;~InterPro:IPR029055,IPR001353,IPR023333,IPR033811, IPR016050;~MEROPS:MER0001710;~PFAM:PF00227;~go_component: GO:0005839 - proteasome core complex [Evidence IEA];~go_component: GO:0019774 - proteasome core complex, beta-subunit complex [Evidence IEA];~go_function: GO:0004298 - threonine-type endopeptidase activity [Evidence IEA];~go_process: GO:0043161 - proteasome-mediated ubiquitin-dependent protein catabolic process [Evidence IEA];~go_process: GO:0051603 - proteolysis involved in cellular protein catabolic process [Evidence IEA]), with amino-acid sequence MSSPFDINGGACVAMVGKDCVAIACDLRLGMQALTVSNNFPKIFNYGPSTFLGLTGLATDVSTVSDLFRYKVNMYRLREERNIAPQTLANLVSSSLYEKRFGPFFVSPVIAGINSTTGKPFICGFDSIGCIDFAKDFIVSGTASEQLFGTCEGLWEPDLSPEDLFETISQALLSAVDRDALSGWGAQVYIIEKDKVTKRLLKGRQD
- a CDS encoding putative UBX domain protein (COG:O;~EggNog:ENOG410PKFW;~InterPro:IPR029071,IPR001012,IPR021569;~PFAM:PF11470,PF00789;~go_function: GO:0005515 - protein binding [Evidence IEA]); the encoded protein is MSSHVVVLDSTARRATIKTTPGKHLTDVLQEACTKLGVDASQHGLKYKGKELDLSLVFRLSGLTSGAKLELVQLSRSPSVVTVALQLPESEARGAPPNRRLLDKFPSTTTIWLVLRKFEAGVAGGASTRNLTGRSVPSGNEGAGRLYYETPVVQIMERELSSFTDLQKSLAQLGFNNGNVLLRLSFRRTEEPLEEAMVKIEDYFKPFDDVTPKAEEPPAPTEQPPQADTSNKEEEAQQQPASTSEAPSTTEQTLPTAPTSDAPAAEPTEVPTGFSRPITVFSPPSNTTPQSAQTNYNETDYIPSIEHAQAHQRRLNATSRPQRLPTDAEIAAKAAAEEERLAAVTQVDVKVRLPDQSQVVAKFGQEDTGKSLYDFVRNCLAAPFASEKFTITSSLPKTSSGGQPGRNIQNIIPDSDQQLLIKDLAMIGRVLVNFTWDANASPAARQSRELLKPELRTRAQELKVEQPKDEIDNSEVSRPKPTSTGDGARGEKRKPGGMPKWLKLPGKK
- the RPL36 gene encoding 60S ribosomal eL36 domain-containing protein (COG:J;~EggNog:ENOG410PPM7;~InterPro:IPR038097,IPR000509;~PFAM:PF01158;~go_component: GO:0005840 - ribosome [Evidence IEA];~go_function: GO:0003735 - structural constituent of ribosome [Evidence IEA];~go_process: GO:0006412 - translation [Evidence IEA]); this encodes MTKAGKPTLSPSARYALPQRPTKTQQSLSRFHPHRRPSTSTTPSSNLRRRQPAVVPTVVMAQERSGIVVGLNKGHKTTPLNTPKTRISRTKGQSSRRTAFVREIAREVVGLAPYERRIIELLRNTQDKRARKLAKKRLGTFGRGKRKVEDMQRVIAEARRTGAH